Proteins encoded within one genomic window of Amycolatopsis nigrescens CSC17Ta-90:
- a CDS encoding pentapeptide repeat-containing protein: MPFLVHIALWLLLGMALTAVAVWFLWWALGSPELTADPKPLAPRDKLDGLKIAFAVVAGIGGVIALTVAYRKQRLGEAAERRADTTAFTDRFGKASELMGSERAAVRLAGVYAMAALADDWHEQRQTCINVLCAYLRMPYDPPGGLGRGRPRERPHRLGLRKSGRPRHETCSPVRRDEDPREERQVRRTVLAVITAHLRPGAANSWQGCGFDFTGATFDGGEFVGIVVPRGTALIFNDAEFVGGELNFRRARFSGGILDFEGAEFSGGTVDFGRAEFSAGDIDFRRVKFSGGKVSFHSASFGVLPYFDAWPDGPPSGLTLPPAATDG, translated from the coding sequence TTGCCCTTCCTCGTGCACATCGCGCTGTGGCTGCTCCTCGGCATGGCGCTGACGGCGGTCGCGGTCTGGTTCCTGTGGTGGGCACTCGGTTCGCCCGAGCTGACCGCGGACCCGAAACCGCTGGCACCGCGGGACAAGCTGGACGGGCTGAAGATCGCGTTCGCCGTGGTCGCCGGGATCGGCGGGGTGATCGCGCTGACCGTGGCCTACCGGAAGCAGCGGCTCGGCGAGGCCGCCGAGCGCCGGGCGGACACCACGGCCTTCACCGACCGGTTCGGCAAAGCGTCCGAGCTGATGGGTTCGGAGCGAGCGGCGGTGCGGCTGGCCGGGGTGTATGCGATGGCCGCGCTGGCCGACGACTGGCACGAGCAGCGGCAGACCTGCATCAACGTGTTGTGCGCCTACCTGCGGATGCCTTATGACCCACCCGGTGGCCTCGGACGCGGGCGGCCACGGGAACGACCGCACCGGTTGGGGCTGCGGAAGTCGGGCCGCCCGCGGCACGAGACCTGTTCGCCGGTCCGCCGGGACGAGGACCCGCGCGAGGAGCGGCAGGTACGGCGCACCGTGCTCGCGGTGATCACCGCCCACCTGCGTCCCGGCGCGGCGAATTCGTGGCAGGGCTGCGGTTTCGACTTCACCGGCGCGACCTTCGACGGTGGTGAATTCGTCGGAATCGTCGTGCCGAGGGGTACCGCGCTGATCTTCAACGACGCGGAGTTCGTCGGTGGCGAACTCAACTTCCGGCGGGCACGGTTCTCCGGCGGCATCCTCGACTTCGAGGGGGCGGAGTTCTCCGGCGGCACCGTCGATTTCGGCCGCGCGGAGTTTTCCGCCGGTGACATCGACTTCCGGCGCGTGAAATTCTCCGGCGGCAAGGTCAGCTTCCATTCGGCTTCGTTCGGTGTCCTCCCGTACTTCGACGCCTGGCCGGACGGGCCACCGAGCGGACTGACCCTGCCGCCCGCCGCGACCGACGGCTGA
- a CDS encoding ATP-binding protein, whose amino-acid sequence MPPAFEGDVDDQGEEVQEAGRKARRGVREWVRAAGQGTGRGLRKATPYGMYAFLTAAAVAPIAGSALGGADAFGTALDQLGGMGGNYLANLLSETADRMRRQGVEPSDEQWRDAVAEELLSRLEASDDETLHLRGEVGQVLRAVDGISAALTESATHARDLHQQLVGAIAVLGNDFDEFRWMLTELKQALAESTRTLGDVQRELLLARTEQREQGDVTHRFLVAVTKVRQWLRPGGTDEREKPEPPSDGPCPYPGLTSFQFGDAEWFHGRENAVAELLARLAERLDGSGPLVLVGASGAGKSSLLRAGLLPALAAGDLPAADSAAWPRLLLTPGANPLDELAARVATLAGVSAVAVARQLREAPAGFGALARQAALASGTESARLVIVVDQFEELFTQCADAGERLAFATALAHAGPALVVLAVRADFYEQCTRLEPLAPALPDQFVLGPMTPAELHRVVTEPAAKAGLAVESGLAERLVADLGGARRDRLRPRRAAAAGARATGHLAEPAG is encoded by the coding sequence ATGCCACCGGCATTCGAAGGCGATGTCGACGACCAGGGGGAAGAAGTACAGGAGGCCGGCCGGAAGGCAAGGCGCGGCGTGCGGGAATGGGTCCGCGCGGCGGGCCAGGGCACCGGCCGCGGGCTGCGCAAGGCGACCCCGTACGGGATGTACGCCTTTCTCACCGCGGCCGCGGTGGCGCCTATCGCGGGTTCCGCGCTGGGCGGTGCGGACGCCTTCGGCACCGCACTCGACCAGCTCGGCGGGATGGGCGGCAACTACCTGGCGAACCTGCTCTCCGAAACCGCCGACCGGATGCGCCGACAGGGTGTGGAGCCGTCGGACGAGCAGTGGCGGGACGCGGTCGCCGAGGAACTGCTGTCGCGGCTGGAAGCCTCCGACGACGAGACCCTGCACCTGCGCGGCGAGGTGGGCCAGGTGCTGCGTGCGGTGGACGGTATCTCCGCGGCACTGACCGAATCCGCCACCCACGCGCGCGACCTGCACCAGCAGCTGGTCGGCGCGATCGCGGTGCTGGGCAACGACTTCGACGAGTTCAGGTGGATGCTCACCGAGCTGAAGCAGGCGCTGGCCGAGTCGACAAGGACACTTGGCGACGTGCAGCGCGAGCTGCTGCTGGCGCGCACCGAACAACGCGAGCAGGGCGACGTCACGCACCGTTTCCTGGTCGCGGTGACCAAGGTGCGGCAATGGCTCAGGCCCGGCGGCACCGACGAGCGGGAAAAGCCCGAGCCGCCGTCCGACGGGCCGTGCCCGTACCCCGGCCTCACCAGTTTCCAGTTCGGCGATGCCGAATGGTTCCACGGCAGGGAGAACGCGGTCGCCGAGCTGCTGGCCAGGCTGGCCGAACGGCTCGACGGCTCCGGCCCGCTGGTGCTCGTGGGTGCTTCCGGCGCCGGGAAGTCCTCGTTGCTGCGCGCCGGTCTGCTGCCCGCGCTCGCCGCCGGCGACCTACCCGCTGCGGACTCCGCGGCCTGGCCCCGACTGTTGCTGACCCCTGGCGCGAACCCGCTCGACGAACTGGCCGCCAGGGTCGCAACGCTGGCCGGCGTTTCCGCCGTCGCCGTGGCGCGGCAGCTGCGGGAGGCACCGGCCGGATTCGGCGCGCTCGCCAGGCAGGCCGCGCTCGCCAGCGGTACGGAGTCGGCCCGGCTGGTGATCGTGGTGGACCAGTTCGAGGAGTTGTTCACCCAGTGCGCCGACGCGGGCGAACGGCTGGCCTTCGCCACCGCGCTGGCCCATGCCGGGCCGGCACTGGTGGTGCTGGCGGTCCGGGCGGACTTCTACGAGCAGTGCACCAGGCTGGAGCCCCTCGCACCGGCGCTGCCGGACCAGTTCGTGCTGGGCCCGATGACCCCGGCCGAACTGCACCGCGTGGTGACCGAACCCGCCGCGAAGGCGGGGCTGGCGGTGGAATCCGGGCTCGCCGAACGGCTGGTGGCCGACCTCGGGGGTGCGCGAAGGGATCGACTACGACCCCGGCGCGCTGCCGCTGCTGGCGCACGCGCTACTGGCCACCTGGCGGAACCGGCGGGGTAA
- a CDS encoding WD40 repeat domain-containing protein, whose translation MREGIDYDPGALPLLAHALLATWRNRRGKTLTAQGYLETGGIEHAVSGTAERIFDALDESGREALRQALLRMVTVVDGGGVVRRRADQRELDPEVLGPLIEARLVTADQDSAQLSHEALLTAWPRLREWVEQDRHGLLVRQQLDEAVRYWTENGRDEGALYRGARLASAQDWADGRTDLTDGEREFLQASARAQQRSTRRLRGLVAGLAVLLVAALTAGVVALVARNDAERDRLSALSRQFAAESLLNADADPGESMRKALSAWQAGPTAESRGALLSASMLTYPATFASGLNSALSMDLSPTGDLAAVGGPQGRVVVWDVRANRPLDADFAGHTEEISDVEFSPDGSMLATASAENDGVRIWEVPSGRLVRTLPGVFQVAWRPDGRGVAAVGLDGDLPVVTWTPLSGDELQRFPGNGEIIQDLAFNGDSSRLAVARQGGTVELWRADNATAATLVTQLAEHPAEGALRVAFGAGLLATSSQNDVIIRLWDSETGEREDPIKLGGGFGPGTLAFTPDGLRLMAGSGAEIQRWDMSSRQRIGNQAWDRDTVMDIAVSGDGRTVAAAAGNGTITRWQRNTSWYTRPTGSVISIAFAPDGKTVAATDGDGLVHLWDPGTGEKKEQFHSAGSLTGTLRYGPDGTRVDAIQKGALRVTEPDGQVRALPLPGRELRGDMVVSPDGKLIAVASGLPLAVGDDTPDDYRIHILDTATLAERQTIELGEFSVQSMVFSPDGANLTATTADSQVADEGVSITTMLRTWRTTDFTEAWAASTGSELMTGLAISPDGRIMATAGGDRQIQLRDPANGEVLRDFGVRHPSAVRDLAFSPDGRTLASGTTDDAIVRLWNVDDGSLLANATGLVGAPNDLAFSPDGSILAAGGQDTDVALWRIRPERAVEEVCRNLADGGATDLAGLGCR comes from the coding sequence GTGCGCGAAGGGATCGACTACGACCCCGGCGCGCTGCCGCTGCTGGCGCACGCGCTACTGGCCACCTGGCGGAACCGGCGGGGTAAAACCCTTACCGCACAAGGATATTTGGAAACGGGCGGGATCGAGCACGCGGTGTCCGGCACCGCCGAGCGGATTTTCGATGCGCTCGACGAATCCGGCCGGGAAGCACTGCGGCAGGCCCTGCTGCGGATGGTGACCGTCGTGGACGGCGGTGGGGTGGTCCGCCGCCGCGCCGACCAGCGCGAGCTGGACCCGGAAGTGCTCGGCCCGCTGATCGAAGCCCGGCTGGTGACCGCGGACCAGGACAGCGCGCAGCTCAGCCACGAAGCACTGCTCACCGCGTGGCCGCGGCTGCGGGAGTGGGTGGAGCAGGACCGGCACGGCCTGCTGGTGCGCCAGCAACTCGACGAAGCGGTGCGGTACTGGACGGAAAACGGCCGCGACGAAGGCGCGCTGTACCGGGGCGCGCGGTTGGCGTCCGCGCAGGATTGGGCCGACGGGCGCACCGACCTGACCGACGGCGAACGCGAGTTCCTGCAGGCCAGTGCGCGGGCACAGCAGCGCTCCACGCGCCGGCTGCGCGGGCTGGTCGCAGGGCTCGCCGTGCTGCTGGTGGCCGCGCTGACCGCGGGGGTGGTCGCGCTGGTGGCGCGCAACGACGCGGAACGCGACCGGCTGAGCGCGCTGTCCCGGCAGTTCGCCGCGGAGTCGCTGCTGAACGCCGACGCCGACCCCGGCGAGTCGATGCGGAAGGCCCTGTCGGCGTGGCAGGCCGGCCCCACCGCGGAATCGCGCGGCGCCCTGCTCTCGGCGTCGATGCTGACCTATCCGGCGACCTTCGCCTCCGGGCTCAACTCGGCCTTGAGCATGGACCTCAGCCCGACCGGCGACCTGGCGGCCGTTGGCGGGCCCCAGGGCAGGGTCGTGGTGTGGGACGTCCGCGCCAACCGGCCGCTGGACGCCGACTTCGCCGGGCACACCGAAGAAATATCCGACGTGGAGTTCTCTCCGGACGGTTCAATGCTGGCCACCGCGTCGGCGGAGAACGACGGGGTGCGGATCTGGGAAGTGCCCAGCGGACGCCTCGTCCGCACGCTGCCGGGGGTCTTCCAGGTGGCCTGGCGTCCGGATGGGCGGGGCGTCGCGGCGGTCGGCCTGGACGGGGATCTTCCGGTGGTCACCTGGACTCCGCTCAGTGGCGACGAGCTGCAACGGTTTCCCGGCAACGGTGAAATAATCCAAGATCTCGCCTTCAACGGGGACTCCAGCCGGCTGGCCGTGGCACGCCAAGGCGGCACCGTGGAGCTGTGGCGGGCCGATAACGCCACAGCCGCCACCCTGGTCACCCAGCTCGCCGAGCATCCGGCCGAGGGCGCCCTCCGGGTCGCTTTCGGTGCCGGTCTGCTGGCCACCAGCAGCCAGAACGACGTCATCATCCGGCTGTGGGACAGCGAAACGGGGGAGCGCGAGGACCCGATCAAGCTGGGCGGCGGTTTCGGGCCGGGGACGCTGGCGTTCACCCCGGACGGGCTGCGCCTGATGGCGGGCAGCGGAGCGGAGATCCAGCGCTGGGACATGAGCAGCCGCCAGCGGATCGGCAACCAGGCGTGGGACCGGGACACGGTGATGGACATCGCGGTGTCCGGGGACGGCAGGACGGTGGCCGCGGCGGCCGGGAACGGGACGATAACCCGCTGGCAGCGCAACACTTCCTGGTACACCCGCCCGACCGGATCGGTGATCAGCATCGCGTTCGCCCCGGACGGGAAGACGGTCGCCGCCACCGACGGCGACGGCCTGGTGCACCTCTGGGATCCGGGCACCGGCGAGAAGAAGGAGCAGTTCCACTCGGCCGGCAGCCTCACCGGCACCCTGCGCTACGGCCCGGACGGCACCAGGGTGGACGCCATCCAGAAGGGCGCCCTGCGGGTCACCGAACCGGACGGCCAGGTGCGAGCACTTCCCCTGCCTGGCAGGGAACTGCGCGGCGACATGGTCGTCTCACCGGACGGGAAGCTGATCGCGGTGGCCTCCGGCCTGCCGCTCGCGGTCGGCGACGACACTCCGGACGACTACCGCATCCACATCCTGGACACCGCGACCCTCGCCGAACGCCAGACGATCGAACTGGGCGAGTTCTCCGTCCAGAGCATGGTTTTCTCCCCGGACGGCGCGAACCTCACCGCGACCACGGCCGATTCGCAGGTCGCCGACGAAGGGGTTTCGATCACCACGATGCTGCGGACCTGGCGCACCACCGACTTCACCGAGGCATGGGCGGCCTCCACCGGTTCGGAGCTGATGACCGGGCTTGCGATCAGCCCGGACGGGCGGATCATGGCCACCGCGGGCGGAGACCGGCAGATCCAGCTCCGCGACCCGGCCAACGGCGAAGTGCTGCGCGACTTCGGGGTCCGGCACCCGTCCGCCGTGCGCGACCTGGCGTTCTCCCCGGACGGCCGGACGCTGGCCTCGGGCACCACCGACGACGCGATCGTCCGGCTGTGGAACGTCGACGACGGCAGCCTGCTGGCCAACGCCACCGGGCTGGTCGGCGCGCCCAACGACCTGGCGTTCTCCCCGGACGGCAGCATCCTGGCCGCCGGCGGCCAGGACACCGATGTCGCGCTCTGGCGGATCCGGCCGGAACGCGCGGTCGAGGAGGTCTGCCGGAACCTCGCCGACGGCGGCGCCACGGACCTCGCCGGCCTCGGTTGCCGGTGA
- a CDS encoding retropepsin-like aspartic protease: MFEKVTGNVDRRGFLRRTGLAAGAAATVPLLGTAPASADPLADPDRLFKAGRFREADLGYQYLLHQDSGNAHAAGRRGYIALLSNRYDQAERHLATAIRLAPGDTSAKRRLADCFVRQNDFARAAPLMREAGQDAFATQYASITGTPYEVHGAECARLPFRGMDPLPLVDVGVNGLENKPFLLDTGAPFVTVSMKVAKEAGLRAVATVQAGIPGQTTTFYLGVADSFRLGGIELCNVPVGWHDLTMPAPPGAAQPAGVFGTGVFHRFLTTMDYAGGALILRRKTRENLRRYQAQARRAGAEVLPLYLPSSPLIPCTMGSVNDRGPKLVSLDTGGAGLGVVTTEETAKQAGIEPDYEHPEWFNGTIKCYPILAEKVSLGKAVNRRVRGVAGPLLFDDAYQFDTFANVTHNFFKPFAITFDYADMDFYVTETQFMAD, from the coding sequence GTGTTCGAAAAAGTGACCGGGAACGTGGACCGGCGCGGGTTTCTCCGCCGGACCGGGCTGGCCGCCGGTGCCGCCGCGACCGTTCCGTTGCTGGGCACCGCACCGGCGAGCGCGGACCCGCTCGCCGACCCGGACCGGCTGTTCAAGGCCGGCCGGTTCCGGGAGGCCGACCTCGGCTACCAGTACCTGCTGCACCAGGACTCCGGCAACGCCCACGCCGCAGGCAGGCGCGGCTACATCGCGCTCCTGTCCAACCGGTACGACCAGGCCGAACGGCACCTGGCCACCGCGATCCGGCTGGCTCCCGGCGACACCTCGGCGAAGCGGCGGCTCGCGGACTGCTTCGTCCGGCAGAACGACTTCGCCCGCGCGGCGCCGCTGATGCGGGAGGCCGGGCAGGACGCGTTCGCCACCCAGTACGCCAGTATCACCGGCACCCCGTACGAGGTGCACGGTGCCGAGTGCGCCCGGCTTCCGTTTCGTGGCATGGATCCCCTTCCGCTGGTCGATGTCGGGGTGAACGGGCTGGAGAACAAGCCGTTCCTGCTCGATACCGGGGCACCGTTCGTCACCGTCTCGATGAAGGTGGCCAAGGAGGCCGGGCTGCGCGCGGTGGCCACCGTGCAGGCCGGCATCCCAGGCCAGACGACGACCTTCTACCTCGGCGTCGCGGACTCGTTCCGCCTCGGCGGCATCGAACTGTGCAACGTCCCGGTCGGCTGGCACGACCTCACCATGCCGGCCCCGCCGGGGGCTGCCCAGCCCGCGGGCGTGTTCGGCACCGGGGTTTTCCACCGGTTCCTGACCACAATGGACTACGCGGGTGGGGCGCTGATCCTGCGCCGGAAGACCAGGGAGAACCTGCGGCGGTACCAAGCGCAGGCCCGGCGGGCCGGGGCGGAGGTGCTGCCGTTGTACTTGCCGTCGTCACCGCTGATCCCGTGCACCATGGGAAGTGTCAACGACCGGGGGCCGAAGCTGGTCTCGCTGGACACCGGCGGCGCCGGTCTCGGCGTTGTCACCACCGAAGAAACGGCGAAGCAGGCCGGGATCGAGCCGGACTACGAGCATCCGGAATGGTTCAACGGCACCATCAAGTGCTACCCGATCCTCGCCGAAAAAGTGAGCCTCGGCAAGGCGGTCAACCGGCGGGTGCGCGGTGTCGCCGGGCCGCTGCTGTTCGACGACGCCTATCAGTTCGACACCTTCGCGAACGTGACGCACAACTTCTTCAAGCCGTTCGCCATCACTTTCGACTATGCGGACATGGACTTCTACGTCACTGAAACGCAATTCATGGCAGACTAA